The Camelina sativa cultivar DH55 chromosome 16, Cs, whole genome shotgun sequence sequence TATCATGAGCTGTATTACCATTTTCTTGGCACCGATCAATCTCAAGATATCTTGTGCTGGAGAGATCACGAGAATCCTAAGTATCTGTTCGGCGCTGAAGTCACTGATGATGGGAAGGTAACACAACCAGTTCTTGTCTTGGGTTAACTTCGTAGCTCGTACACCAcaccctttttgttttctgtaaatGCTACCAGATAACCATTTTAACCATTTTCCGTTTTTTATATGATGGTCATGTTACTTAATTTCATAGATCCGTGATTCGTTATCTGGAACTTGAATTCTTAGTTCCTGATTTGAATCTCACCATGTTGTTTCTTCATGCAGTACTTAGTCATGAGCATTAGCGAGGGTTGTGACCCTGTCAACAAATTATACTACTGCGATATGACTTCATTTGCAGGCGGTCTTGAGAGTTTCAGAGGAAGCAGCAGTTTTCTTCCATTCATTAAGCTTGTTGACAATTTTGACGCGCAATATAGTGTTATCTCTAATGATGAGACTCTATTTACTTTCTTGACAAATAAAGATGCCCCTAAGTACAAATTAGTCCGGGTTGATCTAAAGGAACCAAACAGTTGGACTGATGTTGTTGAAGAACACGAGAAGGATGTCCTAGCATCAGCTTGTGCAGTCAATGGGAATCAACTGGTCGCATGCTACATGAGTGATGTAAAGCACATTCTGCAAATTAGAGACTTGAAATCTGGTTCCTTGCTTCACCAATTACCTCTAGATATTGGTTCAGTATCTGATGTTTCTGCTCGTCGCAAGGACAACAGCTTTTTCTTTAGCTTTACTAGCTTCCTCACTCCTGGTGTAATTTACAAGTGTGACTTAGCCAATGAATCTCCAGAAGTTAAGGTCTTCCGGGAGGTTACTGTACCCGGATTTGATAGGGAAGCATTTCAAGCCACTCAGGTAACACACTCTCTAGTAGCATCTTCCTGTTCTTTCAAACTGCTTTTGCTTTGCATATGTTGAAAGTGGCTTCTGGTCCTCTTTATAGGTATTCTATCCTAGCAAGGATGGAACAAAGATACCAATGTTTATTGTGGCGAAAAAGAATATTAAGCTTGATGGATCACACCCATGTTTGCTCTATGCATATGGTGGGTTTAACATAAGCATAACACCTTCATTCAGTGCCAGCCGCATTGTACTTAGTAAGCATCTCGGTGTTGTTTTCTGCTTTGCAAACATCCGGGGTGGTGGGGAGTATGGTGAGGAATGGCACAAAGCAGGTTCACTTGCCAAAAAGCAGAACTGCTTCGATGACTTTATTTCTGGGGGAGAGTACCTCGTGTCTGCTGGTTATACACAACCGAGCAAGCTGTGTATTGAAGGTGGCAGCAATGGTGGACTCTTAGTTGGTGCTTGCATAAACCAGGTATGTCTATCTATAAAGCTTAGAATTTgcaatctttattttatatagcTGGCGCACTTATGCATAATTTTAATTCTGCAGAGACCTGACCTTTTTGGGTGTGCTTTGGCTCATGTGGGCGTCATGGACATGTTACGATTTCACAAGTTCACCATAGGTGAGTTCaattatttctctttctttatgcTGTCTTTCATGGTTCTTTAACTCATGAGATGTTTTGCATGCATAGGTCATGCTTGGACTTCTGATTATGGCTGCTCCGAGAATGAAGAGGAGTTTCAGTGGCTTATAAAGTAAGTCTAGTAGTATATGATATGTATGGGATGTTGTGTTGATTTGTTTCCCAATGCTGATTTTTGTTACAATGTGGATGTGAATGTGAAAAAGGTACTCGCCTCTGCACAATGTGAAGAGGCCATGGGAGCAACAAAGTGATCATCTAGTTCAGTACCCATCCACTATGTTACTGACTGCTGATCACGATGACAGAGTTGTGCCACTTCACTCTTTGAAGTTGCTTGCGGTGCGTCCCCtatcttgtttctgttttcttttgtgttttttttcctcttaagGAGCTAGCTTATAGTTAAACGCTTCTTCCCGTATACAATTGCAGACGTTGCAGCACGTGCTGTGCACCAGCTTAGAGAATAGTCCACAGACAAACCCCATAATTGGTCGTATAGAAGTGAAGGCCGGGCACGGAGCTGGTCGTCCAACTCAAAAGATGGTAATAACAAAATTCACTTTAGTAATGCTTTACATACATTCAATCGTGGCTGAaaaattttgaggttttttttaacagattGATGAGGCAGCTGATCGGTATGCATTCATGGCAAAGATGGTGAATGCTTCATGGACCGAGTAAAAAAATCCCTTACCTACAGTCAATTTCTCAAATAGTTCTGTCCCGAAAAAGGTTGTATGATTCACACAAACAAATCACAATTTTTCAGTTTTAAATTTGACATTCATGCTTCATGGTCCAGCTTATGATGTCCCTTCTAAGCTTGACACCCAAATTAGGGTATAAAGGACTTTGGAGTGGGTGGATTGTATTGAACAGATTCTTTTCGAATTCCCGAGCAGAAATGTAGCAATCAGTTGAATATTTGAGATTGGCTCGGTTTATGTGGCTTTCACAAGAGAGAGGTAGAATCTGTTATGGCAACCGCAAAATATCCCTGGCTGCTTCATACTTTTGCATTTTGCGTTTCACTACATTTAGTAGAACACATACGAAACAATCAACAATTTTCATTAACCGTGACCGACATCAAAGAGTGCTTATTCAGGAACGGAAACAAGTTCATGTAATGGCTGTTTTGCCTTCTGAAACGTTTGTCGCCTTTGCAACATTATGACACTCCTTCCATGGACAATATAACTGTATAAGGACCTAAAGCGACGAAGATAAGCCGCGTATATCAACATAACCAGATAACACAATCTTGTTCCTCTCCTTCACTTTTGTCTGATATATAACCCTGTGAATACATGAAAGCTAAGCCAAGGATTGCATATAACAGTGCCTATGGATAATAATacaaggaagagagaaaacaaattctacCTCAAGTTTTCAAGCCACATTTCGGTTATCAGAGTTTCGCCAGGAAAAACAATGGTGAGGAATCGTCCAGATATGGTTTTGACAGCGGTTGGGTCACCCTTGCAAACACACTTGATGATTGCCTTGATTGCAAAACCTAGTGTGCACAACCCATGCAATATCGGGCGAGGGAATCTTCAAAGAAACAAGTGTCAGCCGTGTGGGAAGTAAGTAATGTGCGagttttagaaagaaagaaaggagaaacaTTTCAGTGGTGACTACTACCCAATTATCCCATGTAATGTCCAAGTCATACAATGAAAAATGAATTTNAGAAACAAGTGTCAGCCGTGTGGAAGTAAGTAATGTGCgagttttagaaagaaaaaaggagaaacatTTCACTTGTTACTACTACCCAATTATCCCATGTTAATGCCTAAGTCATACaatgaataataatttttaatcatttcaACCTGTTGAATTTCAAATaacaaaacttgtttaaaacaaaagaaaagagattatAAGGGGTAGACTAACCCGGCAAGTTTTGCAAATTCTGGATCTGAATGCAGAGGATTATAGTCACCAGACAGCCTATAAAGCAATGCCTGCAAGGAGATATAAACCAGACTGTTAGATAGTGTGAACAAGTAGGCTATCAAAGGGAACATAAACAACTTCAGTGAAAATCACCAGTACACCTCAATGAAAACTAGAATTGATTTTCCCAAATCCAAACAAGTTTTACATCATCAACAACTTGCCTGTGATGGTTGGGTGCGCTCTTCGCATACCGTCAAAGGTTGTCTTTGTGGGATTTTCACAGCTAAACCCTGGTTACTTGGataatttttgtaagaaaatggtTGAGAAGAATTTGAGAAACCGCCAGCACCTCTTAGAAATACTGTCGTCCTGCAGAGAGTAAGTTCAGGATTAGTTCATAAGTTGCCAAGGCAAAATTTCCCAGAATAAGTACCTGCAGAGACGTTCTTACCTATTCGTGCATAACAGTTCCCCTGACCCTTGCTCGTAACTTTTGGTTTCTATTTCTAGGATAGCTGCTTTACCTAAAAGATTGTCatgagagagaacaaaaaagatCAATTTCAAATGCCTTGAATTTTCCAATGTCAATGATGGATGCATAACaggaaaaaaccaaatttttgcacctctttaattaataatgataGTACAGGTAAGCTTGGAGTTACAATATTAGaaacctaaattttttataCACCAACCTTTTCTGAGAAAACTGATGTCAGTTAATTAAGTCACATTTCAATTATCTTTATAGTAGTAAGTTTTCTACTAAAACGTGGTGTCACACAAAACAAACAGTAGTGACAAGTACCTTTATCTTGCAATCCAGCAAGGCTTACTTTGTTAATTAACTGCATCAACATGAACAACATCaattcagaaaaataaagcaaagGCCAGTTCGTATATAAAAGAAGAAGCCaatcaaaaagtatatatatagctaaaacACCACTCCAGTATGAAGATACGATTCTTAGTGAAAATCCTacattcaaaacatatatatgcataCGTATTAAGGTATTATACACGTAAAAGCTACTTACAGATGCCTTGGAAGGTAATGGCCTGCGTATTTCTATGTACTGCTGTCCATGCAACAAGAGACTAGGATCATATCTGCAGACAAGGTACAACAACATCACCATGACAGTTGTCATCCCTCTTTCACAACTTCTATGTATTCAATTATGACAGGGATTGATACAGTTTTAATATTGTGGAACACTTGGTATGAAACTTCAATAAGCTAATTGCATTTGAGGAACTTCAGAACTTGAAACAAATCCAGTTTACAACAAAGTGGCAAGACAGAAGATCGTGCTTACTTAAAACCCGGAAAATTCAGTCTTGTCATAGATCCAAGGGTGAATAGTGAAGCAAAAGTTGGTAAGACCTATATAATTTAAAAGCAAAATAACATGGATTACTCAAGAAAGAAACAGTCACAAGTAGACCCAGATCAATCATTGAAGATACCTGGATAAAATCTTGACCATCTCTGTGATACACAAACTTAAGCTCATCGGAATCAACAGCATCTTGGCCACAAGCACCAATTCCCAAAGCATAGATTGCAACATCTCTAATTTATTATACACAAAGTAAAACATCCCAAATAAATTTAATTCCCTAATCTCCTTC is a genomic window containing:
- the LOC109124584 gene encoding prolyl endopeptidase-like, with the translated sequence MLTAFASHARSHVFAFVTVPTVTRRLRINTLSSRSRRISSLSSSSLLISEKNFSNHRTHKSVVLPRSRCCSTSAVMGSSSVLGDRLHYPDARRDDSVVDDYHGVKIVDPYRWLEDPDAEEVKQFVENQVKLTDSVLEKCATKEKLRQNITKLIDHPRYDSPFRQGNKYFYFHNTGLQAQSVLYMQDDLDAEPEVLLDPNTLSDDGTVALNTFSVSEDAKYLAYGLSASGSDWVIIKLMKIEDKKVEPDTLSWVKFTGITWTHDSKGFFYGRYPAPKEGEDIDAGTETNSNLYHELYYHFLGTDQSQDILCWRDHENPKYLFGAEVTDDGKYLVMSISEGCDPVNKLYYCDMTSFAGGLESFRGSSSFLPFIKLVDNFDAQYSVISNDETLFTFLTNKDAPKYKLVRVDLKEPNSWTDVVEEHEKDVLASACAVNGNQLVACYMSDVKHILQIRDLKSGSLLHQLPLDIGSVSDVSARRKDNSFFFSFTSFLTPGVIYKCDLANESPEVKVFREVTVPGFDREAFQATQVFYPSKDGTKIPMFIVAKKNIKLDGSHPCLLYAYGGFNISITPSFSASRIVLSKHLGVVFCFANIRGGGEYGEEWHKAGSLAKKQNCFDDFISGGEYLVSAGYTQPSKLCIEGGSNGGLLVGACINQRPDLFGCALAHVGVMDMLRFHKFTIGHAWTSDYGCSENEEEFQWLIKYSPLHNVKRPWEQQSDHLVQYPSTMLLTADHDDRVVPLHSLKLLATLQHVLCTSLENSPQTNPIIGRIEVKAGHGAGRPTQKMIDEAADRYAFMAKMVNASWTE
- the LOC104751510 gene encoding enoyl-CoA hydratase 2, peroxisomal, with amino-acid sequence MATSDSEFNPDLLLAHKLPETQYTYNERDVAIYALGIGACGQDAVDSDELKFVYHRDGQDFIQVLPTFASLFTLGSMTRLNFPGFKYDPSLLLHGQQYIEIRRPLPSKASLINKVSLAGLQDKGKAAILEIETKSYEQGSGELLCTNRTTVFLRGAGGFSNSSQPFSYKNYPSNQGLAVKIPQRQPLTVCEERTQPSQALLYRLSGDYNPLHSDPEFAKLAGFPRPILHGLCTLGFAIKAIIKCVCKGDPTAVKTISGRFLTIVFPGETLITEMWLENLRVIYQTKVKERNKIVLSGYVDIRGLSSSL